The following proteins are co-located in the Polystyrenella longa genome:
- the pyk gene encoding pyruvate kinase, with protein MEASVDNSASTNPGSVVHERKEYLESVLAKTKIIATVGPASESVEQIRELVQAGADLFRLNFAHGTHEWLEGILKNIRKVSKELGRPIAVLGDLSGPKIRLGVLPEEGFCCQAGGRFEFIRNPDPNDPTRLTCTYESLIDDLQPGDPVILADGTVHMRVVEKPEGQDKVVCIVEQAGCIRSRQGINLPGAKLSTPCLTDKDREDLTWALNNRLDFIGLSFVREANDIDMLKQAIEDHNPEYRPSIVAKIEKTEAIDDLDGILDRTDAVMVARGDLGVEADIAIVPLLQKDIIRRCNQRRIPVITATQMLDSMHTSELPTRAEASDVANAVLDGTDAVMLSGESAIGQNPRKAVSTMSRICHEAEQFIKAHAADEVSHPSSSKATLITEAVTLGAFMAAEKLNVEMIAVATHSGRTAMALSKQRSQVPIVALTDNYHTAQKMCLYWGVIPLYTQVVGKTPERLLQYVLDWSTDHNLLKSGDRVIVLGSTAWTEPGQNMMQVHAVK; from the coding sequence ATGGAAGCTTCCGTCGACAATTCTGCCAGCACTAATCCAGGTTCTGTTGTGCATGAACGAAAAGAATATCTGGAATCGGTACTCGCCAAAACGAAAATTATTGCGACGGTAGGTCCGGCCTCGGAGTCTGTCGAACAGATTCGGGAATTGGTTCAGGCAGGAGCGGACCTGTTTCGTCTCAACTTCGCACATGGTACCCACGAATGGCTTGAGGGTATTCTGAAAAACATCCGCAAAGTATCCAAGGAATTGGGACGTCCGATTGCTGTTCTCGGCGATTTGAGCGGTCCTAAAATTCGTCTCGGCGTATTACCTGAAGAAGGTTTCTGTTGTCAGGCGGGCGGGCGTTTTGAATTCATCCGTAATCCGGACCCCAACGATCCCACACGACTGACTTGTACTTACGAATCATTGATTGACGACCTGCAACCAGGCGATCCTGTAATTCTGGCCGACGGCACGGTTCATATGCGTGTCGTTGAGAAACCTGAAGGTCAGGACAAAGTTGTCTGCATCGTAGAGCAGGCAGGATGTATTCGCAGTCGACAGGGAATTAACTTACCGGGAGCGAAACTCAGTACACCTTGTCTGACCGATAAAGACCGGGAAGACCTGACTTGGGCTTTGAATAACCGCCTTGATTTCATCGGTCTCAGCTTTGTTCGCGAGGCAAACGACATCGACATGCTGAAGCAGGCGATTGAGGATCACAATCCAGAGTATCGCCCTTCCATCGTCGCCAAAATTGAAAAAACCGAAGCGATTGATGATCTTGATGGCATTCTCGATCGAACCGACGCCGTGATGGTGGCTCGTGGTGACTTGGGTGTCGAAGCTGATATCGCCATTGTACCACTGTTGCAAAAAGACATTATTCGCCGCTGTAACCAACGACGTATTCCCGTGATTACTGCCACACAAATGCTGGACAGCATGCACACCAGCGAATTGCCAACTCGAGCTGAAGCGAGCGACGTGGCGAATGCGGTTCTTGATGGAACTGACGCTGTCATGCTTTCCGGTGAAAGTGCGATCGGCCAGAACCCACGCAAAGCGGTTTCTACAATGAGCCGTATCTGCCACGAAGCGGAGCAGTTTATTAAAGCTCATGCTGCGGACGAAGTTTCTCATCCGTCCTCTTCAAAAGCGACCTTGATCACGGAAGCCGTTACTTTAGGCGCCTTTATGGCAGCGGAAAAACTCAACGTGGAAATGATCGCGGTGGCAACCCACTCTGGTCGTACTGCGATGGCTCTTTCTAAACAGCGAAGCCAAGTGCCGATCGTGGCATTAACAGACAACTATCACACTGCTCAAAAGATGTGCCTCTACTGGGGCGTCATTCCCCTTTACACACAAGTTGTCGGCAAAACGCCCGAGCGACTCCTGCAGTATGTTCTCGATTGGAGTACCGATCACAACCTGCTGAAATCGGGTGACCGCGTGATCGTCTTGGGATCAACCGCTTGGACCGAACCTGGTCAGAACATGATGCAGGTACACGCGGTGAAGTAG
- the solA gene encoding N-methyl-L-tryptophan oxidase, with amino-acid sequence MPRPIFDCAVIGLGGVGSAAAYHLARRGVNVLGLEQFTPAHDLGSSHGETRIIRQAYFEHPNYVPLILRAYELFKELEETSGKQLLQQCGLLLAGPPEGETIQGARLAQHLHQIPLESVRAADWEDRFPGFRIPNGFDVVFEPVAGFLHVEETVRTHLDEAQKAGADLRFNIEVINWRKEGDQFVITTEFEEFIAHKLIVTAGAWTSELLNSLNVPLQVRRVVLCWNKVQSDCYNLSQGGSCFFMETALGEFYGFPSLDGQKLKLAEHGGGLDIANPDELIRTKLAGDGDRVAQFIESFMPQLKPQSERQAVCMYTLSPDHHFLVDEHPDITGIYLGAGFSGHGFKFTSVLGEILADLGSEGRTEHPIDFLRLSRFE; translated from the coding sequence ATGCCACGTCCGATATTCGACTGTGCTGTAATCGGACTAGGTGGCGTCGGAAGTGCCGCCGCTTATCATCTTGCGCGGCGTGGAGTGAATGTACTCGGGTTGGAACAGTTTACTCCAGCTCATGATTTGGGTAGTTCTCATGGTGAAACTCGCATTATCCGGCAGGCCTATTTTGAACATCCCAATTACGTCCCGTTGATTCTCAGGGCGTATGAGTTGTTCAAGGAGCTGGAGGAGACGTCAGGAAAACAATTGCTGCAGCAATGTGGATTGCTTCTTGCCGGTCCACCGGAAGGAGAAACGATACAAGGGGCACGATTGGCTCAGCATTTACATCAAATTCCATTGGAGTCTGTGCGTGCGGCCGATTGGGAAGATCGCTTTCCCGGGTTTCGCATCCCCAATGGATTCGATGTTGTCTTCGAACCGGTCGCGGGTTTTCTTCATGTCGAAGAGACAGTGCGGACACATCTTGATGAAGCACAAAAAGCGGGAGCTGATCTCCGTTTCAATATTGAAGTTATAAACTGGCGTAAAGAAGGTGATCAGTTCGTCATTACCACCGAATTCGAAGAATTCATCGCACACAAGCTCATCGTCACTGCGGGGGCCTGGACGAGTGAATTGTTGAATTCACTCAACGTTCCATTGCAGGTGCGTCGTGTCGTGCTCTGTTGGAACAAGGTTCAATCGGATTGCTACAATCTGTCTCAGGGAGGGAGCTGTTTCTTCATGGAAACAGCTCTGGGTGAGTTTTATGGTTTTCCGTCGCTCGATGGCCAAAAGCTGAAACTGGCAGAGCATGGCGGAGGACTCGACATCGCAAATCCTGACGAGTTAATTCGTACGAAGTTGGCTGGCGATGGTGATCGAGTGGCTCAATTCATTGAGAGCTTCATGCCGCAGCTCAAGCCTCAGTCGGAGCGGCAAGCCGTTTGTATGTATACATTATCGCCCGATCATCATTTTCTGGTCGACGAACACCCCGATATTACTGGAATCTATCTAGGTGCCGGCTTTTCAGGTCACGGGTTCAAGTTTACTTCCGTCTTAGGGGAAATTCTCGCTGATCTGGGAAGTGAAGGACGGACGGAGCATCCGATCGACTTTCTGCGGTTGTCCCGCTTCGAGTGA
- a CDS encoding homocitrate synthase/isopropylmalate synthase family protein translates to MQLSICDVTLWGLKRTNPDGVSSDALIRIVSAIDSLNVDSILIPDELLIEPETAASLCSAVTSAEIIFAVTDPGSLIERIANTQRSEYSIRFMNLDDSSATADFNSLRTSSCLRVECEVDINSALASETLISSEKQGIDRLILTDRSGSLLPHQTEQILKQIVPRQSDKRQLGCRFRHDMGVSMANSLIAATQGIQSLDCSILGVGPYAGYTPLEEVATTLRIHSEQYSCTTKIKTENLLPVNQLVSEQLGLSICPNKPVSGENIFATEAGIHQDGLLKNPDTYLPYRPELVGASGIQLVIGRHSGKRAVAHRLEELGHSPQDEQVLHILDLIKKLPKGEKVTDDKLSQLFTQS, encoded by the coding sequence ATGCAACTCTCAATATGCGACGTCACCCTTTGGGGATTGAAACGCACAAATCCGGATGGAGTTTCTTCGGACGCACTTATTAGAATCGTGAGCGCGATTGATTCTTTGAACGTCGACTCGATTTTGATTCCCGACGAACTGTTAATTGAACCCGAAACTGCTGCTTCACTCTGTTCGGCCGTCACCTCTGCGGAGATCATCTTCGCTGTGACGGATCCGGGTTCACTAATAGAACGAATCGCCAACACGCAACGATCAGAGTACTCGATTCGCTTCATGAATCTTGACGATAGCTCCGCCACGGCAGATTTTAACAGCCTCAGAACATCCAGTTGCTTACGAGTCGAATGTGAAGTCGATATCAACTCGGCTCTCGCTTCAGAGACGCTTATCTCGTCTGAGAAACAGGGGATTGATAGACTCATTTTGACAGATCGTTCAGGAAGCCTGTTACCGCATCAAACGGAACAAATCCTGAAACAGATCGTGCCACGGCAGTCAGATAAACGACAACTGGGCTGTCGATTTCGGCATGATATGGGAGTCTCGATGGCCAATAGTTTAATCGCCGCCACTCAGGGAATTCAAAGTCTCGACTGTTCGATTCTCGGGGTCGGCCCTTACGCCGGTTACACGCCCCTCGAAGAAGTCGCGACGACATTGCGGATTCACTCTGAACAATATAGTTGCACAACAAAAATCAAAACGGAAAATTTGCTTCCCGTCAACCAATTGGTTTCAGAGCAATTAGGACTTTCCATCTGCCCTAACAAACCTGTCTCTGGGGAGAATATCTTCGCGACAGAAGCAGGCATTCATCAGGACGGATTATTGAAGAACCCGGACACATACCTTCCGTATCGCCCCGAACTGGTGGGGGCTTCCGGAATCCAGTTGGTCATCGGTCGACACAGTGGCAAACGTGCGGTTGCCCACCGCCTGGAAGAGTTGGGACACTCTCCACAAGACGAGCAAGTTCTTCACATTCTGGATCTCATCAAGAAACTTCCCAAAGGGGAGAAGGTCACGGACGACAAACTTTCCCAACTGTTCACCCAGTCCTAG
- a CDS encoding dipeptide epimerase, translating to MRIQNLTAYLVRIPLKKEIRHASYARRYNDTVLIRCELEDGTVGWGEGLPRHYVTGETIETTWEQWQVSSLKDQLSIDWSDWSELFDLLKKFELTRPVTIEPPATSDRDCFGNSLRCAIEIAILDAATRYWNVPLSEVTAKFEPASSIHENRKEIRYGVAITSMSRRKQVLNSILYRLFGFQHVKVKVGAKGINDVELLSRVRRWMGQGVDLRIDANEAWNRDQLLHKAQELAPFQISSIEQPLPHTEIDQLAGLNRDCQLPIMLDESLCSPSDARRAADEQFCQLFNIRLSKGGGFLNCLEIAAIAHEAGIGYQLGCMVGETGILSAAGRHFACSVAGIKHLEGSYDRFLVRENLIKRDITFGWGGKAPELTGPGLGVEIDTDAINRLKLQEQNWT from the coding sequence ATGCGTATCCAAAACCTCACTGCCTACCTAGTCCGCATCCCGCTGAAAAAAGAGATTCGGCATGCATCCTATGCGCGACGGTATAACGACACTGTTCTCATTCGTTGCGAATTGGAGGACGGTACGGTTGGCTGGGGTGAAGGGTTGCCTCGCCATTATGTCACAGGCGAAACAATCGAGACCACCTGGGAACAGTGGCAGGTCAGTTCGTTAAAAGACCAACTCAGTATAGACTGGTCTGACTGGTCGGAACTGTTCGATCTATTGAAAAAGTTCGAACTTACCCGTCCCGTCACAATAGAACCACCCGCAACCAGCGATCGGGACTGCTTTGGCAATTCTCTCCGCTGCGCGATCGAAATTGCCATTCTCGATGCCGCCACTCGGTACTGGAACGTACCTCTCTCCGAAGTCACTGCCAAATTTGAACCGGCCTCCTCCATCCATGAGAATCGCAAGGAAATTCGATACGGCGTCGCCATCACTTCGATGTCTCGCAGGAAACAGGTTTTAAATTCCATCCTGTACCGGCTATTCGGTTTCCAACATGTGAAAGTCAAAGTGGGCGCGAAGGGAATCAACGATGTAGAACTACTCAGTCGCGTTCGCCGTTGGATGGGGCAGGGCGTTGACCTGCGAATTGACGCCAACGAAGCCTGGAACCGCGACCAGTTGCTGCACAAAGCTCAGGAACTCGCCCCATTCCAGATCAGTTCAATTGAACAGCCGCTCCCTCACACCGAAATCGACCAACTGGCCGGGCTGAATAGAGATTGTCAACTTCCCATCATGCTGGATGAGTCCCTATGCAGTCCCTCCGATGCACGACGGGCGGCGGACGAACAGTTTTGTCAGCTGTTTAATATCCGGCTCTCCAAGGGTGGAGGATTTCTGAATTGTCTCGAAATCGCCGCTATCGCTCACGAAGCTGGCATTGGCTATCAACTTGGTTGCATGGTAGGAGAGACCGGAATCCTCTCCGCTGCCGGACGGCATTTCGCCTGCTCCGTTGCAGGTATAAAACATCTGGAAGGAAGCTATGACCGCTTTCTTGTTCGGGAAAACTTAATCAAACGAGACATCACATTCGGATGGGGGGGTAAGGCTCCTGAACTGACAGGCCCTGGCCTCGGAGTCGAGATCGATACCGACGCCATCAACCGCCTGAAACTTCAGGAACAGAATTGGACTTGA
- a CDS encoding NAD-dependent epimerase/dehydratase family protein, translating to MNLTENDLVFVTGATGLVGSHVVEECRKRNIPVRALARSSSSADFLKEWNVDIVTGDLTHAESLQKGVEGATVVVHCAAKVGDWGPVEDYRSVNVDGLETLLQAAEQNGTLKKFVHISSLGVYQARDHHGTDESEPPNKEGIDGYTLTKVESELKVLDHVKEKQLPAVVVRPGFVYGPRDRTVLPRIFEKLKSKQFAFLGSGEKLMNNVYVGNLIQVIFKAIENDDVIGERFNVTDGRLVSKKEFIDRIAELGSYPEPKKHVPLGVAKVLATVLEKVYRALGKTEAPILSSARIKFLGLNLDYSIEKAKKELDYDPQIDFQEGMQRTMNWFKEQGLT from the coding sequence ATGAATCTGACTGAAAACGACCTCGTCTTTGTCACTGGCGCCACTGGTTTAGTTGGCAGCCATGTAGTGGAAGAATGTCGAAAACGTAATATCCCCGTCCGCGCCCTGGCGCGTAGTAGTTCATCAGCAGACTTTCTGAAGGAATGGAATGTCGACATTGTCACGGGAGATCTCACCCACGCAGAGTCGCTCCAGAAGGGCGTTGAAGGCGCCACTGTCGTCGTGCACTGCGCCGCGAAAGTCGGGGACTGGGGACCAGTCGAAGATTATCGTTCCGTGAATGTCGATGGCCTCGAAACATTGCTGCAAGCCGCCGAGCAGAATGGCACGTTGAAGAAGTTTGTCCACATCAGCTCACTCGGTGTCTACCAGGCTCGCGATCATCACGGTACGGACGAATCCGAACCACCCAACAAAGAAGGAATCGACGGTTACACACTGACCAAGGTCGAGTCCGAACTGAAAGTCCTCGACCACGTCAAAGAGAAGCAACTTCCCGCAGTCGTTGTGCGACCCGGTTTTGTTTACGGTCCTCGCGACCGAACCGTTCTGCCACGAATTTTCGAAAAGCTGAAATCGAAACAATTCGCCTTTCTCGGTTCGGGCGAAAAGCTGATGAACAACGTCTACGTCGGGAATCTGATTCAAGTAATCTTTAAAGCGATTGAAAACGACGACGTCATCGGCGAACGATTTAATGTGACGGATGGACGACTTGTCTCCAAAAAAGAATTCATCGACCGCATCGCCGAGTTAGGCAGTTATCCCGAACCCAAGAAACATGTGCCTCTGGGGGTCGCCAAAGTGCTGGCGACCGTCCTGGAAAAAGTCTACCGCGCGCTCGGTAAAACAGAAGCTCCAATTCTCTCCAGCGCCCGCATCAAGTTTCTCGGTTTGAATCTCGATTACAGTATCGAGAAAGCAAAAAAGGAACTCGACTACGATCCTCAGATCGACTTCCAGGAAGGCATGCAGCGTACGATGAACTGGTTCAAAGAGCAGGGATTAACGTAA
- a CDS encoding alpha/beta fold hydrolase: MKSPDEYAEHGQSNHCQAERFTTSDGYRHFYRHWPAVGETRGLLLAIHGIQSHSGWYGYSSQRLAEAGYEVYFLDRRGSGCNFRSRGHAPHQDRLVFDVVQFTLEIQYRHPNLPLTLLGLSWGGKLAAVTASRYSHLFNRLILLYPGLRAHVRPSWFQLLQLKLAEWAEVEHKKVPVPLSDPCLFTDDPESRVFIRQDPLMLEEVTTSFLFANRPFDHESRQAALARQLTMPSLLMLAGKDRIIDNRETEMWFRTLPNPLNELRVYEDAAHTLEFEPNRETIFSDLIDWLSRTDSHL, translated from the coding sequence ATGAAGTCTCCTGACGAGTACGCTGAACACGGCCAGAGCAATCACTGCCAGGCCGAACGATTTACCACTTCGGACGGGTATCGACATTTCTACCGGCATTGGCCAGCGGTGGGAGAAACACGCGGGCTGTTGCTCGCGATTCATGGGATACAAAGTCACTCTGGCTGGTATGGGTACTCCAGTCAGAGATTGGCAGAAGCGGGGTACGAGGTCTATTTCCTGGATCGGCGGGGTTCCGGGTGTAACTTCAGATCGCGCGGTCACGCACCCCATCAGGATCGACTCGTTTTTGATGTTGTTCAGTTCACATTGGAAATTCAGTACCGGCATCCGAACTTACCGCTGACACTACTTGGTCTGAGCTGGGGTGGGAAACTGGCTGCTGTCACGGCGAGTCGTTATTCACATCTATTTAACAGGCTAATCTTGCTGTATCCAGGTTTGAGAGCCCATGTACGGCCCAGTTGGTTTCAATTGTTGCAGCTGAAGCTGGCCGAGTGGGCCGAAGTCGAGCATAAAAAAGTACCGGTTCCGTTGAGCGATCCGTGTCTGTTTACGGATGATCCCGAATCTCGCGTCTTTATTCGGCAGGATCCCTTGATGCTGGAAGAGGTGACGACCTCCTTCCTCTTTGCGAATCGGCCGTTCGACCATGAGAGCAGACAGGCAGCCTTGGCCCGTCAGTTGACGATGCCGAGCCTGTTAATGCTGGCTGGTAAGGATCGCATTATCGATAATCGCGAAACCGAAATGTGGTTCCGGACTTTGCCGAACCCGCTCAATGAATTGCGGGTCTACGAAGACGCCGCACATACTCTGGAATTTGAGCCAAACCGGGAGACGATTTTTTCGGATTTGATCGACTGGCTATCTCGAACGGATTCCCACTTATAG